One stretch of Musicola paradisiaca NCPPB 2511 DNA includes these proteins:
- the coaD gene encoding pantetheine-phosphate adenylyltransferase, with protein MKTRAIYPGTFDPLTNGHLDLLTRAARMFDHLILAIAASPSKNTLFTLDERVALARQATGHLKNVEVIGFSDLMASFAKQQHATILVRGLRAISDFEYELQLAKMNTHLMPTLESVFLMPSEKWSFISSTLVKEVARHGGDVSHFLPAPITAALSQKLL; from the coding sequence ATGAAGACTAGAGCGATTTACCCCGGCACCTTCGATCCGCTGACCAACGGTCATCTGGATTTGCTCACCCGCGCGGCGCGCATGTTCGATCACCTGATACTGGCGATAGCCGCCAGCCCCAGCAAAAACACGTTATTTACTCTGGATGAGCGCGTCGCACTGGCCCGGCAAGCCACGGGGCATCTGAAAAATGTGGAAGTGATTGGTTTTAGCGATCTGATGGCCAGTTTCGCCAAACAGCAACACGCGACCATTCTGGTGCGCGGCCTGCGGGCGATTTCAGATTTCGAATACGAACTACAGCTGGCCAAGATGAATACACACCTGATGCCAACGCTGGAAAGCGTGTTTCTGATGCCGTCGGAAAAATGGTCGTTCATCTCCTCCACATTGGTGAAGGAGGTTGCGCGTCACGGCGGCGACGTATCCCATTTTTTACCGGCCCCGATCACAGCGGCGTTAAGCCAGAAACTGCTCTGA